In Deltaproteobacteria bacterium, the sequence TCGAGCAGGCCGGTCACCAAGAGCACGCCGGTGATGCCGATGCGCGTGCGGTGGACGATGAGCGTGAACGACACCAGCGCGTAGGCCAGCGGATGCAGGAACGAGCTCGGCCCGCCGGCCAGCGCGATGCAGACGTAGACCGCCGTCGCCAGCGGTACGCCGAACTCGAGCTCGTGCCACGCGAGGTTGCGGACCGTCGTGCGCGGCACCAGCTCGCGCAGCGTCACCCACGCCAGCGCCGTCGCGAGCAGCGTGACCACCGACAGCACCGCCAGCTCGGCACGCACCAGCGCACCCAGCGAGAGCCGCCCACTGAGCAGCAACGGCCAGCAGGCCAGCGCCGTGAGCAGCGGCCAGTTGTCGACCATGGCGCGGCGTGCCGCGTAGAACCTGCGCGCGATGGCGGTCATGGCGTGGCGTCGGTCTTCGGGGCCGGGCGGTGTTCGACCTCGAACACGATCTCGCCCTGGCCGACGAGGTTGAGGTCTTCGCGCGCGATGCGTGCGACCTCGTCGGGATCGGTCTTGAGCGCGCGGACCTCGGCTTGCAGCTCGGCGATCTCCCGGCGCAGCGCCGCGTTGGCGGCGTCGAGCTCGTCGCGCTCACCCTCGACGCGGGTGAGCTCGTCGGTGCCGGCGGCGAGCTCGAGCTGCTGGGGACCCCACGCCACCAGCGCGGCGACCAACCCGGCCAGCAGGATGCGGTTCATCCAGTGCATGATGCCGAGTGCAACCTACGTGGGCGCGAGATCTCCGGGCAAGAAACCGGCGACAAGCAAGGGGGTCGAGCCGACGCCAAGCCCCAGCTCGGGACGGTGGGCGGTCAACGCCCGTGCAGGATGCCGAGCTTGTCGAGCCCACAGGTGCGCGCGGCGTCCATCACCCGCACCACATGTTGGTGCTCGGTGGCTTCGTCGGCGCGGATGTTCACCCCCGTGGTCTCGTCGGACTGCGCCGCCGCGCACATGCGCAGCTCGAGCTCGCGGGCGTCGACCGCCTTGCCGTCGAGCTCGATGCTGCCGTCCTTCGCGATCGTCACCACCAGCGCCTTGGGCTGCTGGGTGACCTCGCGGTTCTTGGCCTTGGGCAGCTTGACCCTGAACGAGGGGTTGTTCTGGAAGGTCGAGGTCAGCACGAAGAAGATGAGCAGCTGGAACACCACGTCGATGAGCGGCGTGAGGTCGATCGAGACCTCGCCGCGCCGCCGCTTGCTGCGGCGCGCGAAGCTCACGGCGCGTCCTCGTCGGCGTCGGCCTTCGCCTTGGTGCCGCTGGGCTTGGCGGGCGCCTCGTCGCGATCCTTGGCCGAGCGCGCCGCGTCGGCGTCGCGGTGGAGCGCGGCGTCGTCGAGCAGGTCGACCAGGCCCATCGCGTCCTCTTCCATGTCGATGACGATGCGCTCGTTGCGGCCCTGCAGGAACTTGTAGAGCACCAGCATCGGGATCGCGACCACCAAGCCGTACGCGGTGGTGATGAGCGCCTGCCAGATGCCCTCGGCGAAGGCGTCGGGCCCGACCATGCCCTGCTTGTAGGCATCGACGAACTTCTTGAAGACCTGGATCATGCCGACGACGGTGCCGAGCAGCCCCAGCAGTGGGCTCACCGCGGCCACGGTGCCGACGATCTCGACGTTGCGCCCCATGCGGGCCACCTCGCGCTCGCCGACCTCCTCGACCGACTCCTTCACGACGTCGCGGCCGCGCCCGAGGCCGTAGGCCCGTAGACCCGCGGCCATGATGAGCGCGATCGACGAGCGGTTCTCCTCGCACAGCAGCAGCGCCTCGCTGGTCTTGCGCTTGACCACCAGACCGCGGATGCGATCGACGAACGCCCGCGGCAGCAGCCGTGCGCGCTGCAGCGACCACAGGCGCTCGATGAAGAACGCGACCCCGATGATCGAGGAGCCGAGGATCGCCCACATGAGCGGTCCGCCCTGTCCGAAGAGTTCCTTGACGTCCATGCGTTCCGCAGCCGAGCTCGCGTCCCCTTGCCACGATGGGCGCGCCCCGACGTGGATCGGGCGCACACCCGGGGCTCACGGGGCCTTGGCTGGCCACGTGGCGGCGCGCGGGCTGATGATGGACCGGCCGACACGACCGGGCAAGGCGAAGCCCCCCTCGTAGCGCTTGACGAGACGGCGGCGCTCGGTGTACTCGAACGCCCCTCGCCCGAGCGATCGGGTCGAGCCGACGGGGGTATAGCTCAGTTGGGAGAGCGACGCGCTGGCAGCGCGTAGGTCAGGGGTTCGAGTCCCCTTACCTCCACCGAGTCGAAGGCACCGAGGATCCTCCTTCGGTGCCTTTTTGCGTTTCCGGGTCCCGCGGGTCAGCGGCCGTCTTCGCACCAGCGCGGCAACGAGATCCGCAGGTGCGCGCCACGATCGACCTCGAGCAGGCGGACCGCGCCGGCGTGTGCGGCGGCGACGTGGGCGATGAGCGCGAGCCCGATGCCATGACCGGCGACGCCCGGGCTCGCCGCGCCGCGATGGAAGGCAGCGAACACCGCCTCACGCTCGTGCGGGGGGATGCCCGGCCCCGCGTCGATGACGTCGACGTCGACGGACTCGCGGGTCGCCGTCACGCGGACGTCGACCCGCGCGTCGGAGAACTTCAGCGCATTGTCGACGGCGTTGTGGATCATCGCGCGTAGCAGCTCCGCATCGCCGCGGATGATTGCTTCGCGGGCGAGCTCGACGTGGACGCGCGCGCGCTGCTCGACGCCGAGCTCGCCGATGACGCCATCGATCACCTCGGCGAGCTCGACGGCCTCGCCCTGCTCGGCGGGCGCGCGACCGGGCCGCGCCAGCACGAGCAGGCGCTGCACCAGTCGCACCAGCTCGTGCACCCGCGCCTGCAGCCGACGCACCGTGGCCGGGTCGGCCGGCTCGCCCTCGAGCATGAGCTCGAGCTCGCCAGCCAACACCGCCAGCGGCGTGCGCAGCTCGTGCGCGGCCTGGGCCGCGAAGGACTGCGCGTGCACGAGCGCGTGCCCCAGACGCGCGACCAGCTGCGCGACGCTGTCGCGCAGCGCCTCGAGCTCGGCGTGTCGCGCGGGTGGCTCGAGCAGGTCGGCCCGTGGCGCATCGGCATCGATGCGTCGCACGCGATCCCCGAGCTCGGTCAGCGGCGCGATGGTCCAGCTGGCGCTGCGGTGACTCGCCAGCCCGCCGAGCGCGGCCCCCACCAGCGCACCGACCAGCAGGCTCCACCAGGTCAGGCGTCGGCGCTCGCGTTCGTCCTGCGCGCTGACCCCCAGCACCACCAGGCGACCATCGCCGAGCGCGGCCGCACACACGCGCCGCTCGAGCTCGAGGTCCGCGAGCACCTCGCAGTCGCCCGACGCAATCGTCGGCAGCCGCGGGTCGCCGGCGACGACCCCGGTGGCGTCGACGATCGCCGCCACCGCCCCCGGCTCGCGCACGTCGGCGAGCTCGTGGTCGAGCACGGTCGCCAGCACGGGCGCACCGTCGGGACCGATCCGGATCGGATGTCGATCGTCCGCGGGATCGTCGGGCGCGCCGCGGGTGAGCTCCTCGTCGATCTCGTCGGCCAGCTCGGCGACCGCCGCGAGCGCGACGCGATCCTCATACCGCGCGAGCAGGCCGCCGCTCAGCATCGCGGCGATCAGCGCCGCGCAGGCCCCCGCGACCGCGGCCCACGCTGCGCCCACCAGCGCGACGCGACGTGCGAGCCGCGGTGGCTCAGCGCGGCGTCGCGACATAGCCCTCCCCTCGCACCGTGCGGATCGCCTCGGCGCCGAGCTTGCGACGGATCCTCGCCATCAACACGTCGAGGCTTGCGCTCGCGCCCTCGCTCGCGTCGCCCCACACCAGCTCGAGGATGCTCGCGCGGGAGACCACGCGGTCACGCCGATGCACCAGGATGTCGAGGATCGCCCACTCGCGCGCGGTGATGGGAATCTCGCGACCGTCGATGCTGGCGCGCCGACTGCCGAGCTCGAGTCGCGCGTCGCCGAGGCAGATCGCGGCTTGTCGTTCGATCGGTCCGCGCCGCCCCAACGCGCGCACGCGCGCACGCAGCTCGGCCAGCGCAAACGGCTTCACGAGGAAATCGTCGGCGCCAGCGTCCAGGCCGGCGACCCGACGCGGAACCTCGCCGTGCGCGGTGAGCAGCAGGATCGGCCACCGCGCGCCGGCATCGCGTAGCTCCCGACACAGCGCGATGCCGGTGCCGTCGGGCAGCGCGACGTCGAGCACGAGCAGCTCGGGGGCTGCCGCCGCGATGCTCGTGCGCGCCTGGGCCACCGAGGCAGCGACCCGCACCTCGTGCCCATCACGCACGAGCGCGCGCTCGAGCAGATCGAGCAACTCCGACGAATCATCGACGACGAGCACCTGCATGCGCGGCGTCCACTGTACCGCCAGCACGATCGTCGACGAGCGCGGGTGACGCCCTCGTTCGGCTGCGGTTGGGGTTCGCGCGCCAGGGTTGTCGCATGCACCTCGTTGCGGCCGCGTTTGCGCTTTTCGCCGGTGCCGGCATCCCCGCCGACGCCCGCTACACCCCTGGCAAAGGCCTCGGCGTCGTGACCCGCGACGGCCGCTTCGCGCTCGGCGTGCGCGCGCGCCTGCAGCCGCGGCTCGAGGCCGAGCACGCCGCCGGCGAAGCGACCGCAGCGACGCTGATGCTGCGGCGGGCCCGACTCACGCTCGCGGGGCACGTCGGCTCGCCCCACGTGCGCTACTACGTGCAGCTGGGCTTCACCCCGCGCGACATGACGGGCGGGCTACGCGACGACGTCGCCGCGGTCCGCCACGACCCGCTCCGCGACGCCCGCGTCGAGTTCACGCGCCTCCGCGACGCCGAGCTCTGGATCGGCCAGACGAAGGTGCCCTTCAGTCGCGAGCGACTGATCTCCGACGCCAACCTGGCGGCGATCGATCGCTCGATCGTCAACGAGGAGTTCAACCTCGATCGCGACATCGGCGTGCAGCTGCGCTCGCGTGATCTGGGCGGCCACGGTGGCAGGTTCGGCTACGCGTTGGGGGTCTTCACCGGCGATGGACGCAACACCTTCGAGCTGCGCACGCCGCGGTTCGCGTACGTCGCACGGCTCGAGCTGCGCCCGCTCGGATCCATGGGGACCGACGGCGAGAGCGACCAGCCGCGCTCGCCGTCCCCGAGGCTGGCGATCGGGCTCGCGTACGCGTTCCACGACGGGGCCGCGGGCGATCGCGGGGTCTTCGGGGCGCGGCCCAGCGACGGCGGCACCACCGACAACCACAGCGCGACGGTGGACGCCGCACTCCACTGGCGCGGCATGTCGCTCGAGGGCGGCGCGTTGTGGCGGGTGGGGCGACGCGAGCCCGGCGCGGCCGGCCCAGTCGAGGCGGCACGCAGCGGCTTGGGCTGGTTTGCTCAGCTGGCGTGGCTGCTGCCGACGATCCCACTCGAGCCAGTGGTCCGCTATGCGCAGGTCTTGGACGTCTACGGTCGGCGTAGCAGCCTCGACGCGGGGCGTGAGGCCGGCGGGGGTCTCGGTTGGTACTTCGCTGGACCCGACCTCGAGCTGCGGACGGACTACACGCGGCTGTGGGAGCGCGGAAGCACGAGCGATCGCCTGCGCGTGCAGCTGCAGGTGGCGTTCTGATCGCACGGCCCGCGGGTCAGCGTCGGGTCCGGCGACGCGCGAGCGGCTCGAGGCTCTGCGAGATGACCGCGGCGCGCTGCACGTGCGACCGCAGGCGCTCGGGCGGGTGCCGCTGCAGCGCACGCGCCGGCGCGACACCGAGGATCGCGAGCGCCTCGATCGCCATGCCGCGGAGCTCGTCGCGCGCGTCGGTGTCGGCGGCGATCCATGCCAGCTGCGGGCGACAGCCATCGCCGCGGGTGGTGAGGGCGAGCAGGCCATCGTCGATGCCACGCGCGGTGGCGTCGCGCGCGGCCGCCAGCACGACCTCGCAGCTGCGCGCCGGCGCGTGGCGGGAGTACGCGGCGAGGGCGTGCTCGCGGACCTCGATGTCGGCGTCGACCAGTGCGACTGCCCAGCGCGGATCGTCGGGCCGCTGCGCCACCAGGGCCTCGAGCAGTCGCACGCGCGCGCCCGCGAAGATGCCCGAGCGCTCGTCGTTCGCGAAGGCGACGTCCCGCGCGAGCCGGGCCGCGGCGAGCTCGGCGGCCCCCGGCAGCTGCAGCTGCAGCGCACGCAGGGCCGCGAGGTCGGCGAGACCCGAGCGATCGTCGGCCGCATCGGCGAAGGCCGTCACCCGTGCGAGCGCGTCGACGTCACCGGCGGCCGCGAGCGCGGCGTGGTGGAGCAACTCGAACTGCGGCGCGTAGTTTCGGTGCTCGCGCTGGGCGACGTGGGGGTAGCCCGAGCGCGCGCGCAGACCTTCGCGCAGCTGCGCGCGGGCCCGTCGTGACGCGGCGTCGCTGCGACCGTGCAGCCGCGCGAGCAGGGCGATGATGCGATCGTACGCCACCAGGGACATCGGCGCATCGAAGCCGAGGTCGTCGCGACCGACGTGCCGCAGCAGGATGTCGACGTCGGCGACGTCGTCCCCGAACGTCCGCAGGAGCGCCGCGTCACAGGTCGCGACCATGGTGCCGCTGTACGAGCCCGAGAACGCCTTGCGCACGCGGGTGCGCAGCGGCTCGTCGCCGAGCGAGAGCCGGGCCGCGACCACCTGGCAGAAGGCGTGGGCGTCGGTCAGCGGCACGCGCGGCTCACCGTGGGCGGTCGCGTCTTCACCGGCGCTCAGCCGCCGCAGCTCGCCGAGCGCGGCGCGATCGTGGGCCGCGACGATCGGCACGAGCGCGACGAGCTGGCTCGATCCGCCGGGCATGCTCATGCGCATGTCGGGGAGCTCGAGCCGCGCGAGGAAGCCGATCGCGTAGCGACTCGCGGCCTGCACGTCGAGCCGGGTCAGTGCCTCGAGCGTGTCGGCCCACAGCGAGCCGTGGCCGTGGACCTCGAGCTCGCGCAGCAACGTCACGACCGCGTCGGTGCTGCTGCGATCGCCGAGCGCCGCGAGGGCGTAGGCCGCCTCGGCCTGTAGCGAATGAACCTCGAACTCGGCATGGGTGTCCCGCAGCGCTGCCGGCAGCGGCATCGTCAGCATCGCGCGCAGCGAGGGCACCGCGCTGCGATCGTCGGTGTACGCGGCCCACACTGCAGCCTCGCGCGCGGCCTCGACCGCGGCGGCGTCGTTGCGATCGGGTGCGAGCACGATCGGCGCCAGCGCGGCCCGCAGCGAGCCGGCCGCCGCGACCGGACCGACGCACGCGACGTCGATGTCGTCATCGCAGGTCAGGTAACGCTCGACCAGGAGCGAGCGGCGGTAGCTCGCGCTCCAGTGGGCCTGCGCATCGCCGGCGGCGCAGACACCCACGCACGCGGCCACGCCGGCCGCCAGCGCCCCCACGCGTCGCGCGAGGTGCCGCCAGCGGGAGCTTCGAGCATGCGGGGCCTCGCGACGCGGCACGGCGAAGCGAAGACGCCGCCACGTCGCCGGGTCTTCAGGCATTCTGAGGCGCGACTTCCCGGCTCCAGCGGGTACTTGCTACGGTGATCCCGCGATGCTGCACCGTCGATCGCTGCCGCTGGCCCACCCCTGCTCCGAAGCGTCGCGCCTGCGTGGCGACGGCCCGGTGCTGCACTGCGATCGCTGCGACGCGCCGGTCTACGATCTCTCCGCGCTCACGCGCGCGCAGGCCGAGGCGTTCCTGCATCGGCTGGTCGGCCGTCCCAAGCCGTGCCTGCGCTACACCGTCGATGCTCGCGGCGCGCTCCGCTTCCGCGATCCGCAGCCGGCCGCCGCCGCCGGCTGGGTTGCGACGCTCGCCGCCGGGGCCGTGATCGCGTTGGCCGCAGCGCCCGCCTCGGCTGCCCCGCCGCCCACCGAGACGACCGCGCCCTCGCCCGAGACCCCCGAGACCCGCGGCGACGCAACGCCCACCACCACCGAAGCGACCGAGGCCGCGACCACGCCGGGTGAGCCGACGACGTCCGCCGACACCGGCGATCCAGCGTCGTGCCCGCTGCCGATGCCCGAGACCGAGCAGGGGCACGAGGTCCACGGCGGCGTGCCGCCGGAGGACGTGGGCCACTACGGCGTCTCGCGACGCGAGCACCGACGCTGGCGCCGCGCCGAGCGTCGTCGCGAGCGTCGCGAGCGACGTGCCGCGCAGCGCGGCACCGCGGTGGCGTGATCGCGGGCGCCGGCCCGCGGCGAAGCGACGCGGCGACACCGGAGCCACGCACACGGCTGTCCCCGGGGACATCGACGCGCGCGCGTGCGGGAGCGTCGGCAGGGCCCGACGAAGTTCCGTGGCACGGCCGCTGCACCGGCGTGCGAGGCGATGAAGCCACGCACGTTGACCACTGCGACCTCGACACTCCTGATGCTGTCCGTCCTCGGCCTCGCCGCGTGCGACAGCGAGACCGCGACCCCCGAGGCGCTGGCGATGCGTGGGGCGGACTTCGGTCCACGGCTGGATCTCGCGCCGCATGCGATCGACATCGACGCGAGCGAGCTCGACGGCGCATGGGCGCAGACGCTCGACCTTCGCGAGCTCGATCCGGAGCGGTCGCACGTGGTGTTCCTGCAGTCGCCCAACCCCGACGACACCCTCGTCGCGCGCGATCCGGAGAGCGGCGAGCTGCTCGGCGAGGCCGAGCCCGTGCAGGTGCTGTACACCGACCTGGGCAAGCTCCACGTCTCGCGCATCGAGCTCGCCGAGGGCACGAAGCTGGCCCAGCTCGTGGGGCAGCTGCAGCCATCCGCGCGACCGCACCGCATGTTGTTCTGCGACGAGGTCGTGACCGAGCACGCCGATGCGGTGCCCGGATCGCTGCGCGACGCCGTCGCGCGCGTGCGCGCGGGCGGATCGGTATGTTTCGACCCCCAGGCGTTCGCCATCGACACCGAGGCGGAGGTGATCGGACACATCGAGATCGTCGACGACATCCACATCCACGGCCTGCCGACGCGCCCCGTGCTGCGCAGCGACGGCGGTGACCGCCTCCTGACATTCGCGCCCGGCACCGACGCGACGATGGATGATGTCGTGCTCGCCGACGGCGGCCACGTCGATGGCGGCGGCCTGCTGCGGAGCTCGGGGCGGCTGCGCGCCGAGCGGGTGGGGTTCATCGGTGGCAGCGCCCTCGAGGGCGGCGCGATCTACAGCGACGGACAGCTGTGGCTGACCGACTGCCAGGTGGACAACTCCTTCGCGGTGGACGGCGGCGGCATCTTCAGCTCGTACGGCGAGGTGACGCTGGTCGGCACCGCCGTGCGCGGCAACGAGGGGGCACACCGCGGCGGCGGCGTGTTCGGCCACAACGCACGCTTCGTCATGCGCGGCGGCACCGCGATCTCGGGCAACTATGCCGTCGACGCCGGCGGCGGCATGTACCTGCGCGCGACCGCCTTCGTCGGCGACAACACGCTGTGGAACGCCTCATTGACCGCCAACGTCAGCGACGGTGATGGCGGCGCGGTGTTCCTCGAACACGCACGCCTCGTGATCAGCTCCAACCCCACCGCGCCGCTGCAGGACGTCATCCACGGCAATCGAGCCGCGCGCGGCGGCGGCGTGGCGCTCGACGACGGGGCCTACTTCGAGCTCGCCGGCGACACCCGCGTGGTCGACAACGCGGCCATCTCGGGTGGCGGCGTGTTCAGCAGCGGCACGGTGGAGCTCGGCGGATCGGCCAAGCTGCTCGACAACTACGCCGCCCAGGACGGCGGCGGGGCGGTGATCGCCGGCGGCACCCTGCGCGCCTCGGGTGCCGCGACCATCGAGGGCAACACCGCCGTACGACTGGGCGGCGGCGTGCGCCTCGATGGCGGGCTCTACACGGGGCTGCCCGCCGCGGTGCTCGGCAATGTACCGACCGACATCGAGTGACGCCGTCGCCGTGCCACACCGACGGGGCGTGCGCGCGCGCGCCCTCGAGATCGCTCAGCACACCGTGACGACCGGATTCAGCGAGCAGTCGAAGTCGTCGCAGTCGATGTATCCATCACCGTCGTCGTCGCCGCCGTTGCTGCACGCCGCGTCGTCGTTCTCGTCGCCGCACAGGGTCACCTGCTCGCTCATCGAGCAATCGAAGTCCCCGCAATCCACATAGCCATCGCCGTCGTTGTCGACCCCGTCGCTGCAGCTGGCATCGTCGAGTTCGTAGGGCGCGAGTCCACAGAAGGACTCGACCGAACAGAGGTCGGTGACGCACGAGCCGTGCTCCGGGCACGACGAGCGCTCGGTGCAGGTCGGGATGCAGTACTTCGGTGCCTCGGTCGAGATCTCGCACGAGTGACTGGCCCCGATGACACCGATGCGGTCACAGCTCACCACGATGCCGCTGCCCTCGGGCGCAGCCGGGCACGGCGTCTCACCCGCTTGCGCCGACCAGCACTCCACGGTGCAGAAGCCGTGGAAGCACAGTCCGCCGCCGCAGTCGGCGTCGTCCATGCAGGGACGATAGGCTTCGTCGGCCGACTCGCCGGTGCTGCTACCCGCGGTGTCGTCGCCGGTGGAACCACCGCTCGTCGACGCATCCGCGCCGGTCGGATCGCCCGTGACGGTCGTCGGACCCGTGCCCGCGGTCGTCGGGCCGGTGTCGACCTCGCCGTCGTCGTCGGCAGCGCCGCTGCCACTGCTCGTCTCGTCACCGCTGTCGCACGCGGTCGTGCAGTCCCCGCCGGCGGGCACGTCGGACTTCGACGGACACGCCGGCACGACCGGCATGACCCCGACCAGGAGGAACAGGAACGCGCGCGAGGGGGCGGGCATGGCCGACGAGTGCGGCGCGCGGTGGTTTCGATTCCCTGCACCGCGAGAACGTTGCAGGCCCGGCCGAAGGCGCGCCCCCAAGCGCCCTGCACGGGATCTGCACGAACTCGGCGACCCCGCGCCCACGCGCGGCGTCGAGACCTACCGCATGGGCTTGCTACGAACCAAGCCGCATGCTCGGCACCGACGCCTCCACCACCCTGCCTGCGACGCCGTGGCGCGTCGATCCACCCCCGCTCGAACCGGCGGCCTCGCGCGACGGCAGCGTCGACGTCGAGACGCCGCCGGTCGGTCAAGTGATCGGCGCAGCGGCGGCGATGGCCGCGGCCGGGGCCGCCGCTGCGCTCGGCTCGGGTGAGCTCGACGTCGCCGCGCGAGCGACTGCGATGCTGATGGGGCCGGCCCTGGGCGCGATGGTGCTGACCGCCCCGGCCCTGCTGGCGGTGCATCAGTTCCTCGGCCTGCACGCACGGCCGGAGCGGCTGGTCGCCGCGCTCGCGCGGGCCCTGGTCGCCGGCGGTCGCGTGGCGCTGGGCCTGGTCCCGATCGCGCTGTTCTTCGCGGCGACCTCGGGCCTGTGGGCGCTGGCGATGGCCGGCGTGGTCGCGGTGCCGGCGATCGTGATGGCCGCCGTCGCGCTGGTCCACCTGCACGCCGCCGAGCAATCGAGCGCACCGACCCGCTCGCGGTTCGGCTTCCTGGTGATCGGCTGGGCCACGCTGGCGCTGGCGATCGGCGCGCGGCTGATGCTGTCGGTCGCGGGCTACGTGCAGCAGGCGGTGTCGCCATGAACACCACCACCCTCGCCCCCCCGATCCCCGCGCTGCAGCTGACCGTGGCGGTGCTGCGCGAGCCCGCGGCGCTGCTGCGCGGCCGCGACGACGCCTCGGGTGCGCTCGCGCGCCTGGTCCCGGCCCTGCTCGCGGTCATCGTCGTCGCCGCGGGCCTGTTCGGCCTCGTGGTCGGCTCCTACCGCGGCGGGCTGCAGCACCTGTGGGCCGCGCTCAAGCTGCCGCTGGTGCTGCTGCTGCCGCTCTTGGTGGCGCTGCCGACCGTGCACGCGCTCTACCGCGTCGCGGGCGTCGCCTTGCGGCACGAGCGACTGGTGTTCGCCGCGCTGGTCGGCTGCGCCCGCGCGAGCCTGCTGCTGGCCGCGATGGGGCCGGCGCTGTGGCTGCTGTTCTCGCTACGCATCGACTACCACGCCGCCGTGCTCGCCATGTGCGGCGCGCTCGCGATCGCCGGCGTCATCGGCCTCGTCACCACCGCGAGCTTGCTGCCGACCGGCGGCGCGCTGCGGATCCTCGCCCACACCGGTGCGCTC encodes:
- a CDS encoding septum formation initiator family protein; this encodes MNRILLAGLVAALVAWGPQQLELAAGTDELTRVEGERDELDAANAALRREIAELQAEVRALKTDPDEVARIAREDLNLVGQGEIVFEVEHRPAPKTDATP
- a CDS encoding biopolymer transporter ExbD; the protein is MSFARRSKRRRGEVSIDLTPLIDVVFQLLIFFVLTSTFQNNPSFRVKLPKAKNREVTQQPKALVVTIAKDGSIELDGKAVDARELELRMCAAAQSDETTGVNIRADEATEHQHVVRVMDAARTCGLDKLGILHGR
- a CDS encoding response regulator transcription factor, encoding MQVLVVDDSSELLDLLERALVRDGHEVRVAASVAQARTSIAAAAPELLVLDVALPDGTGIALCRELRDAGARWPILLLTAHGEVPRRVAGLDAGADDFLVKPFALAELRARVRALGRRGPIERQAAICLGDARLELGSRRASIDGREIPITAREWAILDILVHRRDRVVSRASILELVWGDASEGASASLDVLMARIRRKLGAEAIRTVRGEGYVATPR
- a CDS encoding MotA/TolQ/ExbB proton channel family protein, producing MDVKELFGQGGPLMWAILGSSIIGVAFFIERLWSLQRARLLPRAFVDRIRGLVVKRKTSEALLLCEENRSSIALIMAAGLRAYGLGRGRDVVKESVEEVGEREVARMGRNVEIVGTVAAVSPLLGLLGTVVGMIQVFKKFVDAYKQGMVGPDAFAEGIWQALITTAYGLVVAIPMLVLYKFLQGRNERIVIDMEEDAMGLVDLLDDAALHRDADAARSAKDRDEAPAKPSGTKAKADADEDAP
- a CDS encoding HAMP domain-containing histidine kinase, whose translation is MSRRRAEPPRLARRVALVGAAWAAVAGACAALIAAMLSGGLLARYEDRVALAAVAELADEIDEELTRGAPDDPADDRHPIRIGPDGAPVLATVLDHELADVREPGAVAAIVDATGVVAGDPRLPTIASGDCEVLADLELERRVCAAALGDGRLVVLGVSAQDERERRRLTWWSLLVGALVGAALGGLASHRSASWTIAPLTELGDRVRRIDADAPRADLLEPPARHAELEALRDSVAQLVARLGHALVHAQSFAAQAAHELRTPLAVLAGELELMLEGEPADPATVRRLQARVHELVRLVQRLLVLARPGRAPAEQGEAVELAEVIDGVIGELGVEQRARVHVELAREAIIRGDAELLRAMIHNAVDNALKFSDARVDVRVTATRESVDVDVIDAGPGIPPHEREAVFAAFHRGAASPGVAGHGIGLALIAHVAAAHAGAVRLLEVDRGAHLRISLPRWCEDGR